TAGTTGGCCAGCGCCATCATCGCGTTGGCGGGCGGGGCGATCACCGTCGCGGCGGCGGCGAGCGCGGCCGTCGCGATCCCTGCTAGCACCGACTTCATCGTCGTCCCTCCGTCCAACTCACCCCGATGGGGGCCTATCAAACCAGTTCATCGTCGGATTGTGTCGTGATCAGTCGATGACGGCGGCTTCCTTGCGCTCGGTGATCGGCCGGGCCAATTCCTGTTCGTCGCAGATGCGTTGCAGCTTCTCCAGTGTCTCGTCGAGGCCGGGGCCCAGCGGCTTGCTCGGGGTGAACGTCGCGGGCAGGTGCTTCATGCCCTGGATGACGCCGATGGTCTCGTAGTGCTCGGTGCCCTCGGGGTCGCAGACATAGTCTGCCATCCGGTCCAGCACGGCGGTGAGCATCGACTTGAACACCGTACGCGCGACGTTGGAGCCGACGCAGCGGTGCACACCGATGCCGAAGCTGAAGTGCCGGTTGCCCTTTCGCTCCATGACGAGCTCGTTCGGGCGCTCGAATACCGACGGATCGCGGTTGGCCATCGCCCAGGAGATCCAAAGCCGCTCGCCCTCTTTGAACTTCGTGCCCTCGACCTCGACGTCGTCCGAGAAGGTGCGGCCGTCGCCGGGGGCGGGAGTGAAGAAGCGCAGGAACTCCTCGGTGGCCGGGTTGAGCAGGGTGTCGCGTTCCCGGCTGAGCAGCTCACGCTGGTCGGGGTGGTCCGACAGCCACTCCAGCGCGTGCGCGGTCAACGCGGTGGTGGTGTCGAACCCGCCGCCGATGATCAACCCCAGGTTGCCCAGGATCTCCAGGTCGGGGGCGGGTTCACCGTCGATGCGCAGTTGCAGCAGCGCATTGATCAGGCCCGGTCGCGGGTTCTCCCGGACCTCCATCATCGTGTTGATCATGTCGATGCCCATCTGCCGATTCATCTCGGCCACTCGCGGGGCGTCGGGCGAATGTTCCGGCGTGGACACCGACAGGTGGGCCGGTTCGCTGTACACCGGCCACTTCTTCAACTCGATGCCCATCATCGCCAGCGTGAGCACGGCGGGCACGATGTTGGCGAGATCGTCGACGAAGTCGATGCGTCCCGATTCGATCTTCTCGTCGAGCGCGGCCCGCACGATCTCGTCGACGAACGGCTGCCACCTCTTGACCGCGGCGGGGGACAGATAGGGGTTCAGTGCGCCGCGGTAGATGCTGTGCTCGGGCTCGTCCATCTCCAGGATGCCGCCGCGCACGACCGTCGCGCGTTGCGCCTTCGGAATGGTGATGCCTTGGTAGGGCGTCTCCCCTGAGAGGTCGTGATGATTGGAAACCGCAGGGCAGCGCGCCAATTCGAAGACGTGCTTGCTGTCCGCGGCGACCCAGTGCCCGTTGTAGGTATCCGACCACGCCATCGGGCACTTGGACTGCATTTCCTCGGTGATCTTCTCGAACTGCAGCCGGTACTCGGGAGTGTGGCGATCGAAGTGGTAGCGGTTCTTCTTGCGGTCGCCGTCGGCGTCGGCGCCCCCGACGATGTGATCGACGGTGCTCAAGGTCTCTCCCTTATTCTTCGATCGAGATGGCCTGTTCCGGGCACGAGTGCACGGCTTCCCGAACGGCGTCCTCCTGATCGGCGGGAACGATTTCGTTCACCGGCGACGAGGTGCCGTCAATGTCGCTGAGCTCGAACGCATCCGGGGCGATCATCGAGCACAGCGTGTGCCCCTGGCAGCGCGCGGAATCAACGAAAACCTTCATGGCGTTTCTCCCGGATCAGTTGTGGTAGTCGTACCACTTGAGGTAGCCGCCTGCGTCCACCCGCACCTGCATCCCGGTGACGTACCGGGCCTCGTCGGACGCCAACCACAGCACCGCATTGCTGATGTCGACGGGCTCGATCCACGGCACCTTCATGGCCTGCTGGACGTAGAAGACCGGTTCGGCGTCGGCCTGGGTGGGGTGTTCCAGGTCGGGCCGGAACGACCGGTACATCGGCTCGCTCTGCAACATGTCGGTGTTGCAGTTGGTCGGGTGCACGACGTTGGCGCGGATGCCGCGCGGCGCGAGTTCGGTCGCCAGGTCGTGGACGTATGTCGAGAGCGCGCGCTTGGAATGCACATACGCCATGCCGCCAGGATCGTTGCCGGGGTCGGGCTTGTTGTGGGTGTCCATCAGCGCGGCGGTCGAACCGGTCGCGACGATGGCCGCGCCCTCTTTGAGGTGGGGCAGCGCGACGTTGATCGCGTTGATGGTGCCGATCAGGTTGGTGTTGATCACGTCGACCCAAGCCTGCAGCGGCGGTTGACCTTTCATGCCCGCGACGCCGGCCTGCGCGACGACGATGTCCACCTTGCCGAACTCGGCGATGCCGCGCTCCAGCGCCTCACGTAGCTGGCCGGCCTCGCGGACGTCCGCCTGCGCCGTGACGATGCCGCGGCCGGTCTTCTCGACCAACGTGGCGGTTTCCTCGAGATCCTCGGGTGTGGCCATCGGGTAGCCGATGGTCGGGATGTCCTGGCACAGGTCGACGGCGATGATGTCCGCGCCCTCTTCGGCGAGCCGCACCGCGTGGCTGCGGCCCTGACCGCGCGCCGCGCCGGTGACGAAAGCGACTTTCCCTTGCACGCGTCCCATTCCGAGTCCTTTCTCCTTTGATTTACGTGTTTCGGCCGCCGTTGACGCCCAAGATCTGTCCGGTGATGTAGCCGGCCTCTTCGGAGATCAGGAATGCACACGCGGCTGCGATGTCTTCGGGCCTGCCCATCCGGCGCACGGGCGTCGACTCGATGTTCTTGTCGATCACGAGGTAGCCGCGCTCGGCGGACTTGCGCAGCATCGGGGTGTCGATGAACCCGGGCGGCACCGCGTTGACGGTGATGCCCGCGGGCCCATACTCAAGTGCCAGCGACTTGGTCAGCCCGTTGACCGCCGACTTGGCGGCCACGTACGGCGCCA
The genomic region above belongs to Mycobacterium sp. 3519A and contains:
- a CDS encoding cytochrome P450 gives rise to the protein MSTVDHIVGGADADGDRKKNRYHFDRHTPEYRLQFEKITEEMQSKCPMAWSDTYNGHWVAADSKHVFELARCPAVSNHHDLSGETPYQGITIPKAQRATVVRGGILEMDEPEHSIYRGALNPYLSPAAVKRWQPFVDEIVRAALDEKIESGRIDFVDDLANIVPAVLTLAMMGIELKKWPVYSEPAHLSVSTPEHSPDAPRVAEMNRQMGIDMINTMMEVRENPRPGLINALLQLRIDGEPAPDLEILGNLGLIIGGGFDTTTALTAHALEWLSDHPDQRELLSRERDTLLNPATEEFLRFFTPAPGDGRTFSDDVEVEGTKFKEGERLWISWAMANRDPSVFERPNELVMERKGNRHFSFGIGVHRCVGSNVARTVFKSMLTAVLDRMADYVCDPEGTEHYETIGVIQGMKHLPATFTPSKPLGPGLDETLEKLQRICDEQELARPITERKEAAVID
- a CDS encoding ferredoxin, with amino-acid sequence MKVFVDSARCQGHTLCSMIAPDAFELSDIDGTSSPVNEIVPADQEDAVREAVHSCPEQAISIEE
- a CDS encoding mycofactocin-coupled SDR family oxidoreductase gives rise to the protein MGRVQGKVAFVTGAARGQGRSHAVRLAEEGADIIAVDLCQDIPTIGYPMATPEDLEETATLVEKTGRGIVTAQADVREAGQLREALERGIAEFGKVDIVVAQAGVAGMKGQPPLQAWVDVINTNLIGTINAINVALPHLKEGAAIVATGSTAALMDTHNKPDPGNDPGGMAYVHSKRALSTYVHDLATELAPRGIRANVVHPTNCNTDMLQSEPMYRSFRPDLEHPTQADAEPVFYVQQAMKVPWIEPVDISNAVLWLASDEARYVTGMQVRVDAGGYLKWYDYHN